A region from the Phycisphaerales bacterium genome encodes:
- a CDS encoding DUF3168 domain-containing protein — translation MTIEAELFQFLTTNAALSGLLADRLYPKQLPQNPIYPAIVYHRISGARDYSHDGSGNRAEPRFQFDCYDRTHVGAKALAEGLRLALSGYRGPMGTVDVQSAFLEDDDDGYDDDMKVYWYRMDFAIAHVE, via the coding sequence GTGACAATCGAGGCCGAGTTGTTCCAGTTCCTGACGACGAACGCCGCCCTGTCCGGCCTGCTCGCTGATCGGCTCTACCCGAAACAGTTGCCGCAGAACCCCATCTACCCGGCGATCGTCTACCACAGGATCTCGGGGGCTCGGGACTACTCGCACGACGGATCAGGCAACCGGGCAGAGCCGAGGTTCCAGTTCGATTGCTACGACAGGACCCACGTGGGGGCGAAGGCCCTCGCCGAGGGACTTCGGCTCGCACTCAGCGGGTACAGAGGGCCAATGGGTACGGTCGATGTCCAGAGCGCGTTCCTCGAGGACGACGACGATGGATACGACGACGACATGAAGGTCTACTGGTACCGCATGGACTTTGCCATCGCCCACGTCGAGTGA
- a CDS encoding HK97 gp10 family phage protein yields MPAIGNGFRVEIDVADVRRKMELLGVRLTTNVIRRALLSGARVIRDEARIKAPKRTGALKKAIVAETDRKGSTRDRLVAVVKIAPKSYTVSPKGRAKTVSSKVQKARGKRSVKGEVYPRAYAHLVEFGTRPHAVGKGSRLSKGRAGGAMHPGTPPQPFIRPAYDTKRGEASSKIIATLRQEFQKELTKLGQGTRRKAAS; encoded by the coding sequence GTGCCCGCGATCGGTAATGGGTTTCGAGTCGAGATCGACGTCGCGGATGTCCGTCGCAAGATGGAGCTCCTGGGCGTGCGGTTGACGACAAACGTCATCCGGCGAGCCCTCCTCTCTGGCGCGAGGGTGATCCGCGACGAGGCCAGGATCAAGGCCCCGAAACGGACCGGCGCCCTCAAGAAGGCCATCGTCGCCGAGACCGACCGAAAGGGTTCGACCCGGGATCGGCTGGTCGCCGTCGTGAAGATCGCGCCAAAGTCCTACACCGTCTCCCCGAAGGGTCGGGCCAAGACGGTGAGTAGCAAGGTGCAGAAGGCTCGCGGCAAGCGCAGCGTCAAGGGCGAGGTCTACCCGCGTGCGTACGCGCACCTGGTCGAGTTCGGCACCAGGCCGCACGCCGTTGGAAAGGGATCGAGACTCAGCAAAGGCAGGGCTGGTGGAGCCATGCACCCAGGCACACCGCCACAGCCGTTTATCCGGCCGGCGTACGACACCAAGCGCGGTGAGGCCTCGAGCAAGATCATCGCGACCCTTCGACAGGAGTTCCAGAAGGAACTGACCAAGCTCGGACAGGGAACGAGAAGGAAGGCCGCGTCGTGA
- a CDS encoding phage head closure protein — protein sequence MKAGELDRRILIQRAVALRNDHGEIIMGWVDVATTWAAFKRVSGVEEQKAEQRSNRQQVQFTIRYRADIDPTMSVVYDGERYEIEDVGEAGDGRRDGLVLSGYAREVKSGGG from the coding sequence ATGAAGGCCGGCGAGCTCGATCGACGAATCCTGATCCAGCGGGCCGTGGCCCTGCGGAACGACCACGGCGAGATCATCATGGGTTGGGTCGACGTCGCCACGACCTGGGCGGCGTTCAAGCGAGTGAGCGGCGTCGAGGAGCAGAAGGCCGAGCAGCGATCGAACCGCCAGCAGGTGCAGTTCACGATCCGATACAGGGCCGACATCGACCCGACCATGAGCGTGGTTTACGACGGCGAGCGATACGAGATCGAGGATGTGGGCGAGGCAGGTGACGGCCGGCGTGACGGCCTGGTGCTGAGCGGGTACGCTCGCGAGGTCAAGAGCGGAGGAGGGTGA
- a CDS encoding phage head-tail connector protein, producing the protein MAVEIVTPPTEEPVTLVEAKAHLRVDVTAEDDLITRLIAEAREWVERYTRRAVVDQTWRLWVDRFPDGAVDEYGKPILGNRPLGDVAIWLPGGKIKSINSVKYIDSAGVLQTLAGTEYALDSKDPQKHSRLLPAYGKTWPIARSEPNAVQIEYTAGYGDATAVPAIIKQAVLLHVGWNYENREAVGRGDFLPSLELKLADVRLFQFA; encoded by the coding sequence ATGGCGGTCGAGATCGTCACACCACCGACCGAAGAGCCGGTCACCCTCGTCGAGGCGAAGGCCCACCTGCGGGTCGACGTCACGGCCGAGGACGATCTGATCACGCGGCTGATCGCCGAAGCCCGCGAGTGGGTCGAGCGATACACCAGGCGAGCGGTTGTGGACCAGACCTGGCGGCTGTGGGTCGACAGGTTCCCTGACGGCGCGGTCGACGAGTACGGGAAACCGATCCTGGGCAACCGGCCGCTGGGCGACGTGGCGATCTGGCTCCCCGGTGGCAAGATCAAGTCGATCAACAGCGTGAAGTACATCGACTCCGCCGGCGTGCTGCAGACGCTCGCCGGCACCGAGTACGCGCTCGACTCCAAGGACCCGCAGAAGCACTCCAGGCTCCTGCCGGCGTATGGAAAGACCTGGCCGATCGCCAGATCCGAACCTAACGCGGTGCAGATCGAGTACACCGCCGGCTATGGCGACGCCACGGCCGTCCCGGCGATCATCAAGCAAGCGGTGCTGCTCCACGTGGGCTGGAACTACGAGAACCGCGAGGCGGTCGGTCGCGGGGACTTCCTGCCCTCGCTTGAGTTGAAACTGGCGGACGTCAGGCTGTTCCAGTTCGCGTGA
- a CDS encoding phage major capsid protein — protein sequence MAVKKRTITVDLSKTIDDLQDKRSKARDKADELVARVTTEDREFTPDEEKELKELQDQIVAYQKREDLLTKHLKSHEDADDEGVSRTQNRDVDPRRSAGESGRTEAEERESNYSAAFDKFLRHGLGSVTQEERSILQSRFSSLPNDIEARDLSAITGATGGFTVPTGFMAQVDKAMKDYSGVLKSNAQTITTDSGNDLPWPTVNDTSNEGELVGENTAVANADVSFGQITAKAYTFSSKLILVPIQLLQDTGVNVEALLSDLISERIGRILNRMLTIGTGANQPQGVVNGSTLGKTAAGATAITYDELVDLEHSVDPAYRTNAAFMLHDTTVGLLRKLKDSAGRPLWMPSMNAGMADGAPGLLNNRPYLVNQNMDLPTTGKKSVLFGDFSKYKIRRVRGMQILRLTERYAEKLQVGFFAYLRADGRLSNAGTNPIKHLIQA from the coding sequence ATGGCAGTCAAGAAGCGGACGATCACGGTCGATCTGTCGAAGACAATTGACGATCTGCAGGACAAGCGTTCGAAGGCCCGCGACAAGGCCGACGAACTGGTTGCTCGTGTCACGACTGAGGATCGTGAGTTCACACCCGACGAGGAGAAGGAGCTCAAGGAGCTCCAGGACCAGATCGTCGCATATCAGAAGCGTGAGGACCTGCTGACCAAGCACCTGAAGTCCCACGAGGATGCCGACGACGAGGGTGTCTCCAGAACCCAGAACCGAGACGTCGATCCCCGAAGGTCCGCCGGCGAGAGCGGGCGCACCGAGGCCGAGGAGCGTGAGTCGAACTACTCCGCGGCCTTCGACAAGTTCCTCCGCCATGGTCTGGGTAGCGTCACCCAGGAAGAGCGTTCGATCCTCCAGTCTCGGTTCTCGTCACTACCCAATGACATCGAGGCCCGCGACCTGTCCGCCATCACCGGCGCGACGGGCGGGTTCACCGTCCCGACCGGATTCATGGCGCAGGTCGACAAAGCGATGAAGGACTACAGCGGCGTGCTGAAGTCCAACGCGCAGACGATCACGACCGACAGCGGCAACGACCTGCCCTGGCCCACGGTGAACGACACGAGCAACGAGGGCGAGTTGGTCGGCGAGAACACGGCGGTTGCCAACGCCGATGTCTCCTTCGGCCAGATCACCGCGAAGGCCTACACCTTCAGCTCGAAGCTCATCCTGGTTCCGATCCAGTTGCTCCAGGACACGGGCGTCAATGTCGAGGCCCTGCTCTCCGATCTCATCTCCGAGCGCATCGGCCGCATCCTGAACCGGATGCTGACGATTGGTACTGGCGCGAATCAGCCCCAGGGCGTGGTGAACGGGTCGACGCTCGGGAAGACCGCGGCCGGCGCCACGGCGATCACGTACGACGAGCTTGTCGACCTTGAGCACTCGGTCGATCCGGCGTACCGGACCAACGCCGCGTTCATGTTGCACGACACGACCGTCGGCCTCCTCCGAAAGCTCAAGGACTCGGCCGGTCGGCCGCTGTGGATGCCCTCGATGAACGCGGGGATGGCGGACGGCGCCCCGGGCCTGCTCAACAACCGGCCCTACCTCGTCAACCAGAACATGGACCTGCCCACCACCGGCAAGAAGTCTGTGCTTTTCGGCGACTTCAGCAAGTACAAGATCCGCCGTGTTCGCGGGATGCAGATCCTCCGGCTCACCGAGCGCTACGCCGAGAAGCTGCAGGTCGGCTTCTTCGCCTACCTGCGTGCCGACGGCCGCCTCTCCAACGCCGGCACGAATCCCATCAAGCACCTGATTCAGGCCTAG
- a CDS encoding HK97 family phage prohead protease has protein sequence MAVKKVERRFHAGVELREAGDAKDGRIATLQGYAALFDSKSEDLGGFVETIRAGAFKTSLDRGDDIRALVGHNTDLVIGRRTAKTLDISEDKKGLKVEIAVPDTSAGRDLVVSVKRGDITGMSFGFATVEDEWTRKTENARTVYFRELIEVDLFEVSAVAFPAYPETSVEARNTDRSAKDILEEGIRRLGKDAGHGSFRRRDRLISAYRTRVALWTGK, from the coding sequence ATGGCTGTGAAGAAAGTCGAGCGGCGATTCCACGCCGGCGTTGAACTTCGCGAGGCTGGCGACGCCAAGGATGGTCGCATCGCCACGCTGCAGGGGTACGCCGCCCTCTTCGATTCCAAGAGTGAGGACCTGGGCGGATTCGTTGAGACGATCCGTGCCGGCGCGTTCAAGACCTCTCTCGATCGCGGCGACGACATCCGTGCCCTGGTCGGTCACAACACCGACCTGGTGATCGGCCGGCGGACCGCGAAGACGCTCGACATCTCCGAGGACAAAAAAGGCCTCAAGGTCGAGATCGCCGTGCCCGACACCTCTGCCGGTCGCGACCTGGTCGTGAGCGTCAAGCGAGGCGACATCACCGGCATGAGTTTCGGGTTCGCCACGGTCGAGGACGAGTGGACCAGGAAGACGGAGAACGCACGGACGGTGTACTTCCGCGAGCTGATCGAGGTGGACCTGTTCGAGGTCTCGGCTGTCGCGTTCCCGGCCTATCCGGAAACGAGCGTCGAGGCCAGAAACACCGATCGTTCGGCGAAGGACATCCTCGAGGAGGGGATCCGTCGGCTCGGCAAGGACGCCGGCCACGGGTCCTTCCGGCGGAGAGATCGACTCATCAGCGCGTATCGCACACGCGTGGCGTTGTGGACTGGGAAGTAG
- a CDS encoding phage portal protein — translation MTATQKHTSGGLLGRFRTLLLGESRNLEDPNTPITAAQLAGILAGGESGSGETVTPASSMRVSAVFACVRVISDALARMPLITYERTENGRERAKDHPLYRLLKIRPNPDMSAFAFRKTMQANTLLWGNGYAEIVRRRSGMIDALIPIESPRVTPCRENGELRYKVQTDRGMITLLKRDMLHIPGLSYDGICGLSVIAHARQTIGAALAADKFQGTLLKNGLRPSGVLEHPGKIGDAALKNLRESLTHVYGGTANAGKPMILEEGMKWAAAAMPLEDAQFIETGQFRVEEICRWFGVQPHKIQHLARATNNNIEQQSLDFLGDTLAPWVEATEQEFNWKLFGQDEQDTHYVEHLTQAIIQMDANARGQFYERLFRVGGISSDEIRERENMNDLPDGRGRTYWTQSSNMPMPTEDQRDELIDSWIKKGGGPGGSGGPGDDPGSPDPKTDGKVAKDG, via the coding sequence ATGACCGCGACACAGAAGCACACGTCGGGCGGGTTGCTCGGGCGTTTCCGCACCCTGCTCCTGGGCGAGAGCCGGAACCTCGAGGACCCCAACACCCCGATCACCGCCGCCCAGCTCGCGGGCATCCTCGCCGGCGGCGAGTCGGGCTCGGGCGAGACGGTCACGCCGGCCAGCTCGATGCGCGTGAGCGCCGTCTTCGCCTGCGTGCGGGTGATCTCCGACGCCCTGGCCCGGATGCCCCTCATCACGTACGAGCGCACCGAGAATGGCCGCGAGCGGGCCAAGGACCACCCGCTCTATCGCCTGCTGAAGATCCGGCCGAACCCGGACATGAGCGCCTTCGCGTTCCGCAAAACGATGCAGGCGAACACACTCCTCTGGGGGAACGGCTACGCCGAGATCGTCCGCCGGCGATCGGGGATGATCGACGCCCTCATCCCTATCGAGTCGCCCCGTGTGACGCCCTGCCGCGAGAACGGAGAACTGCGGTACAAGGTGCAGACCGATCGGGGCATGATCACGCTGCTGAAGCGTGACATGCTCCACATTCCCGGGCTGTCGTACGACGGGATCTGCGGCCTGTCGGTCATTGCCCACGCGCGGCAGACGATCGGTGCGGCGCTCGCGGCCGACAAGTTCCAGGGCACACTCCTCAAGAACGGGCTCCGACCCAGCGGCGTCCTCGAGCACCCCGGGAAAATCGGCGACGCTGCTCTCAAGAACCTCCGTGAGTCTTTGACGCACGTCTACGGAGGCACGGCCAACGCCGGCAAGCCGATGATCCTCGAGGAGGGCATGAAATGGGCCGCGGCCGCGATGCCCCTCGAGGACGCCCAGTTCATCGAGACTGGCCAGTTCCGCGTCGAGGAGATCTGCCGGTGGTTCGGCGTGCAGCCGCACAAGATCCAGCACCTGGCCCGGGCGACGAACAACAACATCGAGCAGCAGAGCCTCGACTTCCTGGGCGACACGCTGGCGCCGTGGGTCGAGGCGACCGAGCAGGAGTTCAACTGGAAGCTCTTCGGCCAGGACGAGCAGGACACCCACTACGTCGAGCACCTGACCCAGGCGATCATCCAGATGGACGCGAACGCCCGAGGCCAGTTCTACGAGCGGTTGTTCCGGGTCGGCGGCATCTCGAGCGACGAGATCCGCGAGCGGGAGAATATGAACGACCTGCCCGACGGCCGCGGCAGGACCTACTGGACCCAGTCGTCGAACATGCCCATGCCGACCGAGGACCAGCGCGACGAACTCATCGACTCCTGGATCAAGAAGGGCGGCGGACCCGGCGGCTCGGGTGGACCTGGCGACGATCCGGGCTCACCCGATCCCAAGACCGATGGCAAAGTAGCGAAGGACGGCTGA
- a CDS encoding terminase large subunit, giving the protein MSSKRSSSARGRPRRRPAEARTPPIAEAYFDKEQANRACQFFELFLTHTKGEWAGQPFIPHDWQRDQIIRPLFGWRRKSDGLRWYRRCDLWVPRKNGKSTLAAGVALYLLFGDEEAGAELYLLANDKEQASIVFREAARMVRACPDLNDRSQVFDSARTKSIVYPEQMSSLQALSSLPQNKDGLNPSGVVFDEIHELRDFELWDKMTTGSATRRQPLTFVISTAGYDRHTVGWREYVQDKRILEGKSRIEDRLVVIYEAGPKDDWKQESTWKKANPGYGVTIKPREFRSLFNEALEDASKEAAFKRYFLNIWTGQKTGWLDVEDWDKCAGQVDPAVMASLQAWLGLDLSKRSDLTALVSLFRQSEGGAKRFYVLPHFFVPEDNIDLKEKRDGVPYREWAKAGHVTLTPGNVVDYAAIREKILEDWARRFQIREVAYDPYNATQIANELTAAGMTCAEIIQTIKHVSPATMELKNLVLEGKISHGGNPVLRWMVENVAVISDVNGNERLTKKGSTSRIDGLAALVTALVRASVADVAPSVYEKRGVIQL; this is encoded by the coding sequence ATGAGCTCAAAGCGAAGTTCTTCGGCTCGCGGCCGTCCTCGCCGAAGACCGGCTGAGGCACGAACGCCGCCCATCGCCGAGGCCTACTTCGACAAGGAGCAGGCCAACCGCGCGTGCCAGTTCTTCGAACTCTTCCTGACCCACACGAAGGGCGAGTGGGCGGGCCAGCCGTTCATCCCGCACGACTGGCAGCGTGACCAGATCATCCGACCGCTCTTCGGCTGGCGTCGCAAGTCCGATGGCCTGCGCTGGTACCGGCGCTGCGATCTGTGGGTGCCCAGGAAAAACGGCAAGAGCACGCTCGCCGCCGGCGTCGCGCTCTACCTGCTCTTCGGGGACGAGGAGGCCGGCGCCGAGCTCTATCTGCTCGCCAACGACAAGGAACAGGCCTCGATCGTGTTCCGCGAGGCCGCTCGGATGGTGCGGGCGTGCCCGGATCTGAACGACCGGAGCCAGGTGTTCGACTCGGCCAGGACGAAGTCGATCGTCTACCCCGAGCAGATGTCATCGCTGCAGGCGCTCTCGTCGTTGCCGCAGAACAAGGACGGCCTGAATCCCAGCGGCGTGGTGTTCGACGAAATCCACGAACTTCGGGATTTCGAGCTCTGGGACAAGATGACGACCGGATCGGCGACTCGCCGGCAGCCGCTCACTTTCGTCATCTCGACCGCCGGCTACGACCGGCACACCGTGGGCTGGCGCGAGTACGTCCAGGACAAGCGAATCCTCGAGGGCAAGAGCCGCATCGAGGACCGACTCGTCGTGATCTACGAGGCGGGCCCGAAGGACGATTGGAAACAGGAATCGACCTGGAAGAAGGCGAACCCCGGATATGGCGTCACGATCAAGCCGAGGGAGTTCCGGTCGCTCTTCAACGAGGCGCTCGAGGACGCGAGCAAGGAAGCGGCCTTCAAGCGGTATTTCCTAAACATCTGGACCGGGCAGAAGACCGGATGGCTCGACGTCGAGGACTGGGACAAGTGCGCCGGTCAGGTGGACCCTGCGGTCATGGCGTCGCTCCAGGCCTGGCTCGGGCTGGATCTCTCCAAGCGGTCCGACCTCACCGCCCTGGTCTCACTCTTCCGGCAGTCCGAGGGGGGCGCGAAACGGTTCTACGTGCTGCCCCACTTCTTCGTTCCCGAGGACAACATCGACCTCAAAGAGAAGCGCGACGGCGTCCCGTACCGAGAGTGGGCGAAGGCCGGCCATGTCACCCTGACCCCGGGCAACGTCGTCGACTACGCCGCCATCCGCGAGAAGATCCTCGAGGACTGGGCGAGGCGGTTCCAGATCCGAGAGGTCGCGTACGACCCGTACAACGCGACCCAGATCGCGAACGAACTCACGGCCGCCGGCATGACCTGCGCCGAGATCATTCAGACGATCAAGCACGTCTCGCCGGCGACGATGGAACTGAAGAACCTGGTCCTCGAGGGCAAGATCTCCCACGGCGGCAACCCGGTTCTGCGATGGATGGTCGAGAACGTCGCGGTGATCTCCGACGTGAACGGGAACGAGCGGCTGACCAAGAAGGGATCGACCAGCCGCATCGACGGCTTGGCGGCGTTGGTGACGGCCCTCGTCCGCGCTAGTGTGGCCGACGTGGCACCCTCGGTGTACGAGAAACGCGGAGTGATCCAGTTATGA
- a CDS encoding phage terminase small subunit P27 family produces the protein MLKLVAGNPGGRKLNVQEVVPPPGDAEAPEHLDERARLVWDQVVPKLTRIGLARSVDGEALARYCQMIVLWRDATAFIEKNGRSYPVRADSGNPKKPGKIIRFSAFPEISMVLRLSRDLLAIEREFGLTPSARSRIQVAAEKASQGDVNELKAKFFGSRPSSPKTG, from the coding sequence GTGCTGAAACTCGTCGCCGGAAACCCCGGCGGGCGCAAGCTCAACGTCCAGGAAGTCGTGCCCCCGCCCGGCGACGCCGAGGCGCCCGAGCATCTCGACGAACGTGCCCGTCTCGTGTGGGATCAGGTCGTCCCGAAGTTGACGCGGATCGGACTCGCCCGTTCGGTCGACGGCGAGGCGCTCGCCCGGTACTGCCAGATGATCGTTCTGTGGCGCGACGCGACGGCGTTCATCGAGAAGAATGGCCGCTCCTATCCCGTTCGAGCGGACAGCGGGAACCCGAAGAAGCCCGGCAAGATCATCCGATTCTCCGCGTTCCCGGAGATATCCATGGTGCTGCGGCTCTCGCGTGACCTCCTGGCGATCGAGCGGGAGTTCGGGCTCACGCCGTCGGCGCGATCGCGCATCCAGGTCGCGGCCGAGAAAGCGAGTCAAGGTGACGTGAATGAGCTCAAAGCGAAGTTCTTCGGCTCGCGGCCGTCCTCGCCGAAGACCGGCTGA
- a CDS encoding HNH endonuclease gives MKQPTKHVDHIKPKATGGGESLDNLRGLCERCHMQKTARDGHARKAATRLANTIRRAGTPRQ, from the coding sequence ATGAAGCAGCCGACGAAGCACGTCGACCACATCAAGCCCAAGGCCACGGGTGGAGGGGAATCGCTCGACAACCTGCGAGGGTTGTGCGAGCGTTGTCACATGCAGAAGACCGCCAGAGACGGCCATGCGAGGAAGGCGGCGACGCGTCTGGCCAACACGATCAGGAGAGCCGGTACGCCTCGACAGTAA
- a CDS encoding DNA modification methylase, with amino-acid sequence MAKAKPKTGTHNIAPNLISLATPVGDVSTDPANLRIHDERSIEALRASLRRFGQQKPIVVDDAGVVVAGNGTFEAAKSLGWTHVATIKSDLVGVDRTAYAIADNRTAELSRWDDDALRLVLADMPADMAESAGWSQDELAELLTVDSDEPAVEHTAPDLLPIAVTQPGDLWELDSHRLLCGDSTEDDDVDKLMNGHRASLVATDPPYLVDYTGVRAGDRGKDWSATYREVEITDAAGFFRSVFGNIVRVLAPNAAIYCWHAHKRLVEIIDAWRSLDILDHQQIIWVKPAAVFGSVFWHFRHEPCLMGWVQGSKPTHNGLHDFDSVWTSAGDAIPLEQLTKSQLLGIIKDASSVWEVDWEGKSRPIGNEHPTQKPVEIFARPIRKHTKRGDVCYEPFSGSGSQLVAAEQLGRRCYAMELEPVFVDVGVRRWQMMTGRAARLAGDGRTWAEIARSRGVDVEEHAPCPPSPSTPAITPDATSSPTDDTAMSTDPSMSPRRRGGPRKGARPRGGTVPAGVD; translated from the coding sequence ATGGCCAAGGCCAAACCAAAGACCGGAACTCACAATATCGCGCCCAACCTGATCTCCCTGGCCACGCCCGTCGGCGACGTCTCGACTGACCCGGCGAACCTCAGAATCCACGATGAGCGCAGTATCGAGGCCCTGAGGGCGTCATTACGCCGGTTCGGGCAACAGAAGCCCATCGTCGTGGACGACGCCGGCGTGGTCGTGGCCGGGAACGGCACGTTTGAGGCTGCCAAGTCGCTTGGATGGACACACGTCGCCACGATCAAATCGGATCTGGTTGGCGTCGACCGGACGGCCTACGCGATCGCCGACAACCGCACTGCCGAACTCTCCAGATGGGACGACGACGCGCTCCGGCTCGTGCTGGCGGACATGCCCGCCGACATGGCCGAGTCGGCCGGCTGGTCCCAGGACGAACTCGCCGAACTCCTCACCGTGGACTCGGACGAGCCGGCGGTCGAGCACACGGCGCCAGATCTCTTGCCAATAGCCGTGACTCAGCCTGGTGATCTCTGGGAACTTGATTCGCACCGACTGCTGTGTGGAGATTCAACCGAGGACGACGACGTTGACAAGCTCATGAACGGCCATCGTGCGAGCCTTGTGGCGACCGATCCTCCCTACCTGGTTGACTACACCGGAGTACGTGCCGGCGATCGCGGCAAAGACTGGTCTGCCACTTATCGCGAGGTCGAGATTACGGATGCCGCCGGCTTCTTTCGATCGGTCTTCGGGAACATCGTCCGTGTGCTCGCGCCCAATGCAGCGATCTATTGCTGGCACGCGCACAAGCGACTGGTCGAGATCATTGATGCATGGCGATCGCTGGATATTCTCGATCACCAGCAGATCATCTGGGTGAAGCCGGCGGCCGTGTTCGGGTCGGTCTTCTGGCACTTTCGGCATGAGCCATGTCTCATGGGATGGGTGCAGGGGAGCAAGCCGACGCACAATGGCCTTCACGACTTCGACTCGGTGTGGACGTCCGCCGGTGACGCCATCCCACTCGAGCAACTCACAAAGTCCCAACTCCTCGGCATCATCAAGGACGCGTCTTCGGTGTGGGAGGTCGACTGGGAAGGCAAGTCCAGGCCCATTGGCAACGAGCACCCGACCCAGAAGCCCGTCGAGATCTTCGCCAGACCGATACGGAAGCACACCAAACGCGGAGACGTGTGCTATGAGCCCTTCAGCGGATCAGGCTCGCAACTGGTCGCGGCCGAGCAGCTCGGCCGGCGCTGTTACGCAATGGAGCTCGAGCCCGTGTTCGTGGACGTCGGAGTCCGACGATGGCAGATGATGACTGGGCGAGCCGCTAGGCTGGCCGGCGACGGGCGCACGTGGGCCGAGATCGCCAGGTCCCGCGGCGTCGACGTCGAGGAGCATGCGCCATGCCCACCAAGCCCAAGCACCCCTGCAATCACCCCGGATGCCACATCCTCACCGACCGACGATACTGCGATGTCCACGGACCCAAGCATGAGCCCGCGCCGGCGTGGAGGACCACGCAAGGGAGCTCGACCTCGAGGGGGTACGGTGCCCGCTGGCGTCGATTGA
- a CDS encoding helix-turn-helix transcriptional regulator — translation MPADDTIAIEVLREMQRREMSISRLAKKSGVDRSVLGRWLSGVRSIRVRQAVLVMRVLGLVVVPGAKIHGQGQTKDRNSQYRAQPDLPGHARRRRLD, via the coding sequence GTGCCCGCCGATGACACGATCGCCATCGAGGTCCTTCGCGAGATGCAACGTCGCGAGATGTCGATCAGCCGGCTGGCAAAGAAGTCGGGCGTTGATCGCTCGGTCTTGGGCCGATGGCTCAGCGGTGTTCGCAGCATCCGCGTCCGACAGGCCGTGCTTGTCATGCGGGTGCTTGGACTTGTGGTGGTTCCAGGGGCGAAGATCCATGGCCAAGGCCAAACCAAAGACCGGAACTCACAATATCGCGCCCAACCTGATCTCCCTGGCCACGCCCGTCGGCGACGTCTCGACTGA